The Methylomagnum ishizawai genome has a window encoding:
- a CDS encoding hybrid sensor histidine kinase/response regulator: MTEPDDFAPWFVPGPTPRPALESPEPTWKILLVDADPDIHAALRRTLGGERVEERRLELLDADSPAAAPTLLAQHPDTALLLLDIAQDTEPAGLDLLRHIRQGLGNHTLQVVLLTGQADYVPGRQTVRDHGIHGYQLKPELATDRVFLAVHAALRTHHTLRELHALKLGLEAQVRERTAALEASNQRLSETQFAMDRIGIAIRWADAEGRLLYVNDAACAMLGYSRGELLGMRMPDIDPNLAGEGFPERVRPIQERGYGHFESVNLHKDGHPIPVEVKLYYRETAPGLGGFIAFVTDISERHAAEEALLRAKQAAEQASQSKSAFLANMSHELRTPMNAIVGLTHLLQNGAQGPDQRDKLRKISESARHLLAVINAILDFSKIEAGKFNLDATDFEFEPILGRVAALVLENARAKGLNLVVDIDPRLCRGFRGDPTRLTQALLNYAGNAVKFTDQGTIVLHAHLLEETVQDALIHCEVRDTGIGIAPEIAGRLFQAFEQADAGTTRRHGGTGLGLAITRRLAEMMGGSVGVASEPGLGSTFWLTARLEKSDLPAAAVPRPYATGLSVLVADDLPEARLVLAELLATLGFRAETTGNGALALDLLQRADQAGAPFDLVVLDWRMPGLDGIETARCLRGLALSHPPVRLLVTAYDEPGLKELAGGAGFDAVLDKPVTPSALHNSLMRILGGEPHAPAPPHAPAPSLLPKGARVLLCEDNPINRDVALELLREAGLVVDVAENGAEALDKAGRQDYALIFMDVQMPVMDGLEATRAIRALPDRQQVPILAMTANAFSEDRQRCLEAGMNDYVAKPVDPELLFATLEKWLRRPAPPTIPGPLALRSLPFPVQIAGLDIETGCRRSGGKPERYLRLLRMFLEHHAEDMALLRERLGAGDRAGAERLAHSLKGAAGTLGATRLHRLASEINRDLLEPSDPGQAGERIAECERELAQLAAQVRALPSLAEAAHPIDPTQALAAAQRLEALLADDDIQAGTALREAGPVLRAAYGPGIEEIERLVGNYDYQPALEALRALLAR; the protein is encoded by the coding sequence ATGACGGAACCGGACGACTTCGCCCCATGGTTCGTGCCCGGGCCGACCCCGCGCCCCGCCTTGGAGTCGCCGGAACCGACGTGGAAAATCCTCTTGGTGGACGCCGACCCGGACATCCACGCCGCGCTGCGCCGGACGCTCGGCGGGGAGCGGGTCGAGGAACGGCGGCTCGAACTGCTGGACGCCGACTCCCCGGCGGCGGCGCCCACCCTCCTCGCCCAACATCCCGACACCGCCCTGCTCCTGCTCGACATCGCGCAAGACACCGAACCGGCCGGACTGGACCTCCTGCGCCACATCCGCCAAGGCCTCGGCAACCACACCCTACAGGTCGTACTGCTCACCGGCCAAGCCGACTACGTCCCCGGACGCCAGACCGTGCGCGACCACGGCATCCATGGCTACCAACTCAAGCCGGAGCTGGCCACCGACCGGGTGTTCCTCGCGGTCCACGCCGCCCTCCGCACCCACCACACCCTCCGCGAACTGCACGCGCTCAAGCTGGGCCTCGAAGCCCAGGTGCGCGAGCGCACGGCGGCCCTCGAAGCCAGCAACCAACGCCTGAGCGAAACCCAGTTCGCCATGGACCGGATCGGCATCGCCATCCGCTGGGCCGACGCCGAGGGCCGCCTCCTCTACGTCAACGACGCGGCCTGCGCCATGCTGGGCTATAGCCGCGGGGAACTGCTGGGGATGAGGATGCCGGATATCGATCCCAACCTCGCCGGGGAAGGCTTCCCGGAACGGGTCCGGCCCATCCAGGAACGCGGCTACGGCCATTTCGAGTCGGTCAACCTCCACAAGGACGGCCATCCGATCCCGGTCGAGGTCAAGCTGTACTACCGGGAAACCGCCCCAGGGCTGGGCGGCTTCATCGCCTTCGTGACCGACATCAGCGAACGCCACGCCGCCGAGGAAGCCCTCCTGCGCGCCAAACAGGCCGCCGAACAGGCCAGCCAGTCCAAGAGCGCCTTCCTCGCCAATATGAGCCACGAGCTACGCACCCCGATGAACGCCATCGTCGGGCTCACCCACCTGCTCCAGAACGGCGCCCAGGGCCCGGACCAGCGCGACAAGCTACGCAAGATTTCCGAATCGGCCCGCCACCTGCTCGCGGTCATCAACGCCATCCTGGATTTCTCCAAGATCGAGGCCGGGAAGTTCAACCTGGACGCCACCGATTTCGAGTTCGAGCCGATCCTGGGCCGGGTCGCCGCCCTGGTCCTGGAGAACGCCCGCGCCAAGGGGCTGAACCTGGTGGTCGATATCGACCCCAGGCTGTGCCGGGGTTTCCGGGGCGACCCCACCCGGCTGACCCAGGCCCTGCTCAACTACGCCGGCAACGCGGTGAAATTCACCGACCAGGGCACCATCGTCCTGCACGCCCACCTGCTGGAGGAAACCGTCCAGGACGCCCTGATCCACTGCGAGGTGCGCGACACCGGCATCGGCATCGCCCCGGAGATCGCCGGACGCCTGTTCCAGGCCTTCGAGCAGGCCGACGCCGGCACCACCCGCCGCCACGGCGGCACCGGGCTGGGACTCGCCATCACCCGGCGGCTGGCGGAAATGATGGGCGGGAGCGTCGGCGTCGCCAGCGAACCCGGCCTGGGCAGCACCTTCTGGCTCACCGCGCGGCTGGAAAAATCCGACCTCCCGGCCGCCGCCGTGCCCCGGCCCTATGCCACGGGGCTGAGCGTGCTGGTGGCCGACGACCTGCCGGAAGCCCGGCTGGTGCTGGCCGAATTGCTGGCGACGTTGGGCTTCCGCGCCGAAACCACCGGCAACGGCGCGCTGGCGCTGGACCTATTGCAACGGGCCGACCAGGCCGGGGCACCCTTCGACCTGGTGGTCCTGGATTGGCGGATGCCGGGGCTGGACGGGATCGAAACCGCCCGCTGCCTGCGCGGCCTGGCCTTGTCGCACCCGCCCGTCCGGCTGCTAGTCACCGCCTACGACGAACCGGGGCTCAAGGAACTGGCGGGCGGGGCCGGATTCGACGCGGTACTGGACAAGCCGGTCACGCCCTCGGCCCTGCATAACAGCCTGATGCGCATCCTGGGCGGCGAACCCCACGCCCCCGCCCCGCCCCACGCCCCCGCCCCCAGCCTGCTGCCCAAGGGGGCGCGGGTGCTGCTCTGCGAGGACAACCCCATCAACCGCGATGTGGCCCTGGAACTGCTGCGGGAAGCCGGACTGGTGGTCGATGTGGCGGAAAACGGGGCCGAGGCGCTGGACAAGGCGGGACGCCAGGACTACGCCCTGATCTTCATGGACGTGCAGATGCCGGTGATGGACGGACTGGAGGCCACCCGCGCCATCCGCGCCCTGCCGGACCGCCAGCAAGTGCCCATCCTCGCCATGACCGCCAACGCCTTCAGCGAGGACCGCCAGCGCTGCCTGGAAGCCGGGATGAACGATTATGTCGCCAAGCCGGTGGACCCGGAACTCTTGTTCGCCACCCTGGAAAAATGGCTGAGGCGGCCCGCCCCGCCCACCATCCCCGGACCGCTGGCGCTGCGCAGCCTGCCGTTCCCGGTCCAGATCGCCGGTCTCGATATCGAGACCGGGTGCCGGAGGAGCGGCGGCAAGCCGGAACGCTACCTGCGGCTCTTGCGGATGTTCCTGGAGCACCACGCCGAGGACATGGCGCTCCTGCGCGAGCGGTTGGGCGCGGGCGACCGGGCCGGGGCGGAGCGGCTGGCCCATAGCCTCAAGGGCGCGGCGGGCACGCTGGGCGCGACCCGGCTGCACCGCCTCGCCAGCGAGATCAACCGCGACCTCCTCGAACCCTCGGACCCCGGCCAAGCCGGGGAGCGCATCGCCGAGTGCGAGCGGGAACTGGCCCAACTCGCGGCCCAGGTCCGCGCCTTGCCCAGCCTGGCCGAAGCGGCCCACCCCATCGATCCCACCCAAGCCCTGGCCGCCGCCCAACGCCTGGAAGCCCTGCTCGCCGACGACGATATCCAGGCCGGGACGGCGCTGCGGGAGGCCGGCCCGGTATTGCGCGCGGCCTACGGTCCCGGCATCGAGGAAATCGAACGGCTGGTCGGCAACTACGACTATCAACCCGCCCTGGAAGCCCTGCGCGCCTTGCTGGCACGCTGA
- a CDS encoding carbonic anhydrase, giving the protein MQPFERLLLENRAWAGEKSAKEPGYFEHLAGGQRPEFLWIGCADSRVPAEIIVNAQPGEMFVHRNIANQVITTDFSSLGVLQYAVDVLEVGHIIVCGHYNCGGIRAALKRQNPALPILNKWLKHIKDVYRLHQAELEALPGEEERAHRLVELNVVEQVYNLAHTSLVQQAWKRKRRPTLHGWVYGLGDGIISPLISLPPGSLVNPIYEYAEA; this is encoded by the coding sequence ATGCAACCCTTCGAAAGACTCCTGTTGGAAAACCGCGCCTGGGCCGGGGAAAAAAGCGCCAAGGAGCCGGGTTATTTCGAGCATCTGGCGGGCGGGCAGCGGCCCGAGTTCCTGTGGATCGGCTGCGCCGACAGCCGGGTGCCCGCCGAGATCATCGTCAACGCCCAGCCGGGCGAGATGTTCGTCCACCGCAATATCGCCAACCAGGTCATCACCACCGATTTCAGCAGCCTGGGCGTGTTGCAATACGCCGTGGATGTGCTGGAGGTCGGGCATATCATCGTCTGCGGCCACTACAACTGCGGCGGCATCCGGGCGGCTTTGAAGCGGCAGAACCCGGCCCTGCCCATCCTCAACAAATGGCTGAAGCACATCAAGGATGTCTACCGCCTGCACCAGGCCGAACTCGAAGCCCTGCCCGGCGAGGAGGAACGCGCCCACCGGCTGGTGGAATTGAACGTCGTCGAGCAGGTGTACAACCTCGCCCATACCTCGCTGGTGCAGCAGGCCTGGAAGCGCAAGCGCCGTCCCACCCTGCATGGTTGGGTCTACGGTTTGGGCGACGGGATCATTTCGCCGCTCATCAGCCTGCCGCCGGGCAGCCTGGTGAATCCGATCTACGAATACGCCGAGGCCTAG